CTCGCAGGCTTGTCCCTAATGTTCCTAatgataatagtgtgtgtgttatgtttgtGTTATAAGAGGACTTATATTTCTACATCACTCACACTTGATCAATTCAACCTTCTTCGATACAGACCAATCAAAATCTATCTGATATCAATATTATACTCATTATTTTTGACTCTAAATAGAATTATGTCCCTTACATTATATTTCTTAGATTTATTATTTATCAACAGTGCAGTTGAAATAGTGATTGGTGTAATTGTGGTGTTGAGGTTCAGCTCATGACTGATTGTAATAACAGTGCTATGGCTATAATACTGAGACACGGAGACATCCAGCTGATCTGCTTTGCTgatttattgacaactttaaTGACAGTTGCAGatgaaaggaacatcaaagcattTTGAGAAGTTTGTTTCATTAATTTTAATTCTTCTTAGTGGACTTCCACACCATTTTCCCGTCCCTGTGGATCACCAGAATGCCGTCATTACCCAAAGTTAAACGGCATGTGGTGAGATCCGGGCTGTAGCTGCCGGCGGCCCACACGGGTTCATCCGGCGTATATATGACGAGGTTGCAGTCGTTTTGCATGGCCAGGCGATTGATGCCTGTAATGCCGCCAGTGTTAGTAGCCCACACCGGCGCCCAGCCGTACACTACAAAGTTCCCATCATCCTGAAACAAGACGTTAGGGTTCAATATCAGAGAATGGAAGGTGAGTTTATATTTCTGTGAAAGGAACTGGAAGTAATTTTTTCAAACagcaaatgaagaaaaagcaAAGAAGACTCTTCATCTCTCTTTATTTCCCATGTTTCAGTTCTACCTGAAAGATTGCTTTGTACTCGCTGTTGTTGGATAACAGGAAGTCTCCTTTCTGGAGCTCTTCATTTATAGACAAGAAGTTCCTGCTCATGGTTCTGAATATAAAGACAGTTATTAAAAATGTGTGTCAGATTCAAGCAAGTAGTGACTTTTATGGGAAAAAATGATAAGAACATTGGAAAAGAATTTGTGTACATGCTGACCTGAAGATATTAATATTTAGACTTTCACTGTTTCTAAATAATTAAAGCCACATTTCTAGTTCTCGTAGCTAatacgtaaggaataaaacacgagtGGGTTTGTTGTTGTAGGAAAATCATCCAGACAGCGGGATGCAAATCAAAGTTACTGTTCCCACctggaagttgattattttcctaaaacagctcATCCCcaagtgctttctttctcttATGCCAAAGCAATTTGCCAAAGTTTaccatttttaattattaaagaatAAAACATCACAAATGCTTGTGCTTATATTTATAATatttcatgctttcatctgtttataGTCAGATTTAAGGTTGCAGAACGTTCAAAACAAGCTCCTGTTCTTATATTATAGAAGCTATAAATTCGTGCACAAACTGATCCGAGGATATCAGGCTTGATATTTAATAATTAATGCATCAGTTCTAGTTTTATTCTTCAGCTTTAGTCATCTTTATAAAAGGCCATGCTCATACATCACatctggggtttttttctttaaatgttcaaataaatAAACCAGGTGCACTTTAGGTTCAATCAGTTTTACTCACCTGCACGATGGGAGTGAGCGGAGAGATGAATCAATGAGCGGAGAGATGAACAGTGAGAGGAGAGATGAACCAGTGAGCGGAGAAGATGAACCAGTGAGCTGCTTTGCGGATTGGTGATGAGTGATGGGGTTTATATGGACTGACTCTGACCGAGACAGAGTTTAGGACTCCTcctctcactgtttttttttttacacacagccCATTAGCAGAATATGAACAAACACTGTTCTGCTAAGCTCCAGTGATTAAGCTGAAAGAGGAACCAAGCATTCGTTCTGAGAACCCGAGACGACGCTCACTGTCCTGTGGCCAGCGCTGAAAATTTGACTAAGCTAAAATAAGATAAGCTAAATTCATCCTTTGGTGGGTAAATTTGTGAGTGACCAATAAATGACAAAAAACACAGGCTATGGACATAATTGTACACAATTATGAGAGTGagacatgaataagaaaatactagcaaatgaaaaggatattggtggcacggtggtgtagtggttagcgctgtcgcctcacagcaagaaggtccgggttcgagccccgtggccggcgagggcctttctgtgcggagtttgcatgttctccccgtgtccgcgtgggtttcctccgggtgctccggtttcccccacagtccaaagacatgcaggttaggttaactggtgactctaaattgaccgtaggtgtgaatgtgagtgtgaatggttgtctgtgtctatgtgtcagccctgtgatgacctggcgacttgtccagggtgtaccccgcctttcgcccgtagtcagctgggataggctccagcttgcctgcgaccctgtagaaggataaagcggctagagataatgagatgagatgagaataagtaTAAGATGGCGACGAGATGCAGATAAAGTGTCGAAGTGACAAAAAGTGATAGTGACATGAGAAACTGTGCTACATTACACCAGGCTGTCAGTGAAAAGTCTGGCAGCAGTTGGGATGAAAGATCTGCAGTAGCGGATGTGGGTGCAGCAGCATGCTGCTGAAGGAGCTGCTCAGAGCACCAACAGTCTCGTGTAGGGGATGAAAGGTGTTGGTCATGATTGACATTAGCTTAACTAACAtcatcctcctctctctctctctctctctctctctctctctcacacacacacacacacctcctcagtGGATTTCAGAGGGCAGTCCAGGACAGAGCTGATCCTTTTCACCAGCTTGTTcagtctctttctgtctctctcagtgCTTCTACATCCCCAACAGGCCACGACAAAGAAGATAGCAGATGCTACCACAGCAGGGCTCTCAATTTTTGAAGTCAGTTCAGAGTGAGATTTGTCGGGaagggcaggggtggtgccggtgAGGGGTGTTGGCGGCGGCGCACagggggatggggggggggggggttatgattGGTGTTATGTGTTGTGTTAGTGGCAGATTTAGAGGCCTTCAATACAGGGGTAGGGGGCTCCCACTTGAAACACAGTGGTTCCaggcctgccattttaacagccaTGATTGAGAAGAGAGTTCCGTCAAGGGCAACGTGTAAACA
The genomic region above belongs to Neoarius graeffei isolate fNeoGra1 chromosome 6, fNeoGra1.pri, whole genome shotgun sequence and contains:
- the LOC132888474 gene encoding B-type lectin plumieribetin-like, whose amino-acid sequence is MSRNFLSINEELQKGDFLLSNNSEYKAIFQDDGNFVVYGWAPVWATNTGGITGINRLAMQNDCNLVIYTPDEPVWAAGSYSPDLTTCRLTLGNDGILVIHRDGKMVWKSTKKN